The Haloarcula laminariae genomic sequence GGCAGATGACGCCTCTCATCGCCGCCGGATACGGCGAGCCGAAGTCCGAGGCGAGCGTTATCATTCGCCGATGTCGGCCTCGTCGAGGGACTCGTTCTCGGCGGTGTACCGCTCCAGCGAGTCCGACGCGGAGATGTGCTGGAGCCGCTTGACCCCGTTTATCTCCTCGATAGTCTGGACGACGGGGTCCGGGACCCGGTCGCGCCACAACCGGTCCGCGATTATCCGCTCGCGTATCTCGCTGCCCTCCAGCCGGTCGCGGTCGAACATCGGCGACTGGCGCACCTCGATGCCGCTCTCCTCGAATAGGCGCACGACGAGGGGGTTGTTCGAGTACGCCACGTCGAACTCCGGACACATGCTCTCGACGTGGCTCACCCAGACGGCGTTGCGGTTGATGTCCTCCAGCGGGACCACGTAGGTCGGCAGGTCGAACTCCGAGACGGCCTTCGTTATCATCATGATGCGCTCGCCCGCGGTGAAGGGGTCG encodes the following:
- a CDS encoding nicotinamide-nucleotide adenylyltransferase, yielding MRGFYIGRFQPYHDGHHAMVERIAEEVDELVLGIGSADDSHTTHDPFTAGERIMMITKAVSEFDLPTYVVPLEDINRNAVWVSHVESMCPEFDVAYSNNPLVVRLFEESGIEVRQSPMFDRDRLEGSEIRERIIADRLWRDRVPDPVVQTIEEINGVKRLQHISASDSLERYTAENESLDEADIGE